One part of the Amphiura filiformis chromosome 5, Afil_fr2py, whole genome shotgun sequence genome encodes these proteins:
- the LOC140153783 gene encoding LOW QUALITY PROTEIN: uncharacterized protein (The sequence of the model RefSeq protein was modified relative to this genomic sequence to represent the inferred CDS: substituted 1 base at 1 genomic stop codon): protein FRSPQRQQSKHKQTDSSISTQGSWPPPHKRPTSPVTVRSVSPRILSLCNKFASTESAEKVSLEQSVPTLTRSVSTPDISDEKSDDEEISSLLNRRSGSSKNLRLNLAPSDSISSESTKHMLLSPGTVQAAAIVAEFEXSVCLSPRSQSPTMSEMPEKVRSNSLCLPDTGHMKTLRTHSQDSGVSSIAQESPRTLRKTLSAGHRSDSDEFVLSVPKLHRQRALRRSNNITSSDSIESDSSTLACAISKESLLSPDEGYQEVEKLAAEFASSEHISRVIDNEKSSVSRLHQLKQDSRDSDISINPHQSVSQRNSLDVEAAL, encoded by the coding sequence TTCAGGAGTCCTCAAAGACAACAATCAAAACATAAGCAAACCGATTCGTCGATATCTACGCAAGGCTCTTGGCCCCCTCCTCATAAGAGACCTACCTCACCCGTAACAGTAAGATCAGTTTCTCCTAGAATTTTAAGTCTTTGTAATAAATTTGCTTCTACGGAAAGTGCAGAAAAGGTCTCGTTAGAGCAATCTGTGCCAACTCTTACTAGATCTGTATCAACTCCTGACATATCAGATGAGAAATCAGATGATGAGGAAATATCTTCATTGCTGAATAGACGGTCAGGAAGCTCAAAGAATTTACGTTTAAATCTAGCTCCCAGTGACTCGATATCGTCAGAATCAACCAAACACATGTTGCTTTCTCCCGGTACAGTCCAAGCAGCGGCTATTGTAGCGGAGTTTGAATAGTCCGTATGCCTTAGTCCTAGAAGCCAATCGCCCACGATGAGTGAAATGCCCGAGAAAGTTCGATCAAATTCACTGTGTTTGCCAGACACTGGACACATGAAGACTTTAAGAACACACAGTCAGGACAGTGGAGTGTCGAGTATTGCTCAAGAATCACCAAGAACTTTGAGGAAGACTCTGAGCGCTGGTCACAGAAGCGACTCGGATGAGTTTGTATTGAGTGTGCCTAAGCTGCACAGGCAGAGAGCGCTTAGGAGATCCAATAACATCACTAGCTCTGATAGTATAGAATCGGATAGTTCGACATTAGCTTGTGCTATCAGTAAGGAATCTTTACTCTCTCCTGATGAAGGCTATCAAGAGGTAGAGAAGTTAGCAGCTGAATTTGCATCTTCAGAACATATCTCAAGAGTCATTGATAATGAAAAGAGTTCAGTGAGTAGACTCCATCAACTCAAGCAAGACTCTAGAGACTCTGACATTTCTATTAATCCTCATCAGTCGGTATCTCAGAGGAATTCTTTGGATGTCGAGGCTGCACTTTAG